From one Agathobaculum sp. NTUH-O15-33 genomic stretch:
- the hprK gene encoding HPr(Ser) kinase/phosphatase yields MQLKEFGVSLGDLVQEFNFEVVHGPEGFEKIEITKDDVSRPGLQLAGFYDFFDPNRIQIMGKVETSYMEQLDPEARSASFDRLFATGIPAMIISRNIDVFPECMAAAEKYKVPILRTNEFTSTVMSAIIASLKVNLAPRITLHGVLIEIYGEGVLLLGDSGVGKSETAIELVKRGHRLIADDAVEIKRVSDKTLVGTAPEVIRHFIELRGIGIVDVRRIFGVGAIKMTEKVELVINLEPWEDGKQYDRLGLDGQTTSILDIAVPSLTIPVKPGRNLAVIIEVAAMNDRQKKMGFNAAKELQERMLRQYGN; encoded by the coding sequence ATGCAGTTAAAAGAGTTCGGCGTTAGTCTGGGTGATTTGGTGCAGGAATTCAACTTCGAGGTCGTCCATGGCCCGGAAGGCTTTGAAAAGATAGAGATCACCAAGGACGACGTCAGCCGTCCCGGCCTGCAGCTGGCCGGTTTTTATGATTTCTTCGATCCCAACCGTATCCAGATCATGGGCAAGGTCGAAACCAGCTATATGGAGCAGCTCGATCCCGAAGCGCGAAGCGCCAGCTTTGACCGGCTGTTCGCCACCGGCATTCCCGCAATGATCATTTCCCGCAATATCGACGTTTTTCCCGAGTGCATGGCGGCGGCGGAAAAATATAAGGTGCCGATTCTGCGCACCAACGAATTTACTTCTACCGTGATGAGCGCGATCATCGCCTCTTTAAAGGTGAATCTCGCGCCGCGCATCACGCTGCACGGCGTGCTGATCGAAATTTACGGCGAAGGCGTGCTGCTTTTGGGCGATTCCGGCGTCGGTAAATCCGAAACCGCGATCGAGCTTGTCAAGCGCGGCCACCGCCTGATCGCGGACGACGCGGTCGAGATCAAGCGCGTTTCGGACAAGACCCTTGTCGGCACCGCGCCCGAAGTCATCCGCCACTTTATCGAGCTGCGCGGCATCGGCATTGTCGATGTGCGCCGCATCTTCGGCGTCGGCGCGATCAAAATGACCGAAAAGGTCGAACTCGTCATCAATTTGGAGCCTTGGGAGGACGGCAAGCAGTACGACCGCTTGGGGCTGGACGGGCAGACGACCAGCATCCTCGATATCGCCGTGCCCAGCCTTACCATTCCGGTCAAGCCCGGGCGCAACCTCGCGGTGATCATCGAGGTCGCCGCCATGAACGACCGCCAGAAGAAGATGGGCTTTAACGCCGCCAAGGAATTGCAGGAGCGCATGCTCCGGCAGTACGGCAACTAA
- the atpG gene encoding ATP synthase F1 subunit gamma: MASGNMKDIKRRIRSVQSTMQITKAMELVASSKMRRAKERALRARPYFNTMYKTITRLASATRDSDSIYTKKREIKHSLYLVIAGDRGLAGGYNANVFKLAAASMEGKSASVITIGKKSEEHYGKRAWPVVANYPGIAETMQISDTHDIVERTLELFRAGEVDEVFLCYTEFVSPLQQEAKCIQLLPANFSKAEENEDQKGPAVLIEYDPSPEAVFESIIPEYLYGVLYGAVVESFCSEQSARRMAMEAAADNASEMIENLNLSYNRARQAAITQEITEIVAGSGQVGA, from the coding sequence ATGGCTTCCGGCAATATGAAAGACATTAAGCGCCGCATTCGCAGCGTGCAGTCGACCATGCAGATCACCAAAGCGATGGAGCTGGTCGCCTCCTCCAAAATGCGCCGCGCCAAGGAGCGCGCTTTGCGCGCCCGGCCTTATTTCAACACCATGTACAAGACGATCACCCGTCTGGCTTCCGCCACAAGGGATTCTGATTCGATCTACACCAAAAAGCGTGAGATCAAACACAGCCTGTACCTTGTTATCGCGGGCGACCGCGGCCTTGCGGGCGGCTACAATGCGAACGTATTCAAGCTCGCCGCCGCCAGCATGGAGGGCAAGAGCGCAAGCGTGATCACCATCGGCAAAAAGTCCGAGGAGCATTACGGCAAACGCGCATGGCCCGTTGTGGCAAACTATCCGGGTATCGCCGAAACGATGCAGATCAGTGACACGCACGATATTGTCGAGCGTACGCTGGAGCTGTTCCGCGCCGGCGAGGTGGACGAGGTGTTCCTGTGCTATACCGAGTTCGTATCCCCGCTGCAGCAGGAAGCCAAGTGCATCCAGCTGCTGCCCGCGAACTTCAGCAAGGCGGAGGAAAACGAGGATCAGAAGGGCCCTGCCGTTCTGATCGAGTACGATCCCTCGCCCGAAGCGGTGTTTGAGTCGATCATTCCCGAATACCTGTACGGCGTTTTATACGGCGCCGTGGTAGAGAGCTTCTGCTCCGAGCAGTCGGCGCGCCGTATGGCAATGGAAGCGGCGGCGGACAACGCCAGCGAAATGATCGAAAATCTCAACCTATCCTACAACCGCGCGCGTCAGGCCGCGATCACGCAGGAGATCACCGAGATCGTCGCAGGCTCGGGACAAGTAGGCGCTTAA
- a CDS encoding YoaK family protein, protein MKRVRGQMSESFVLGALLAIVGGFLDVYTYLCRGGVFANAQTGNIVLLGLDLSQGKWAHALRYLLPIAAFAFGVIAVELIRGHYQGKQDQDINIHWRQVVVLAELILLAVTAFAPQAYNMAVNTAVSFVCAMQVESFRKVQGSAFATTMCTGNLRSGTEQLVIWRRNGDVNARRRGLVYYSIILFFILGAVVGGMLTGWFAEKAVLAACALLAVVFCVMFVKEEENIRE, encoded by the coding sequence GTGAAACGAGTGCGCGGGCAGATGTCCGAATCGTTTGTGCTGGGGGCGCTGCTGGCGATTGTCGGCGGCTTTTTGGATGTTTATACGTATCTGTGCCGGGGCGGCGTTTTTGCAAACGCGCAGACCGGCAATATTGTTCTGCTGGGGCTTGATCTGTCGCAGGGAAAGTGGGCACACGCCCTGCGTTATCTGCTGCCGATCGCGGCGTTTGCGTTCGGCGTGATCGCGGTAGAGCTGATTCGGGGGCATTATCAGGGAAAACAGGATCAGGATATCAATATCCACTGGCGGCAGGTAGTCGTGCTGGCGGAGCTGATTCTGCTCGCCGTGACGGCGTTCGCGCCGCAGGCCTATAACATGGCGGTCAATACGGCGGTATCGTTCGTGTGCGCCATGCAGGTGGAAAGCTTCCGCAAGGTGCAGGGCAGCGCCTTTGCCACGACGATGTGCACGGGCAACCTGCGTTCAGGTACGGAGCAGCTCGTCATTTGGCGGCGAAACGGCGATGTGAACGCGCGGCGCAGGGGGCTTGTTTACTATTCGATCATTTTGTTTTTCATCCTTGGCGCTGTGGTTGGCGGTATGCTGACCGGCTGGTTCGCGGAGAAGGCTGTGCTTGCGGCATGCGCGCTTTTGGCGGTGGTGTTCTGCGTGATGTTCGTTAAGGAAGAGGAAAACATTAGGGAATGA
- a CDS encoding AzlC family ABC transporter permease, with protein sequence MKKAFRPAFAVTVPVLCGYLFIGFAFGVMLRDAGFAPPWAFLSSLTIYAGSGQYLLVSLLSANASLVTVAVMTLLLNCRHIFYGLSFLEQFQQMGKAKPYMIFSLTDETYSLLCSLKTPEGVDPSAMRFAIALLDQSYWIIGSVIGAVIGGVLPFDSTGIDFAMTALFTVIFVEQWKSSKCHIPAFLGLGAAAVSLALLGPDQFILPAMLAICVMLVAMRGKLSKEVA encoded by the coding sequence ATGAAAAAAGCATTCCGCCCCGCCTTCGCCGTGACTGTTCCGGTGCTGTGCGGCTATCTGTTTATCGGCTTCGCGTTCGGCGTTATGCTGCGGGACGCGGGCTTCGCGCCCCCTTGGGCGTTTCTTTCCAGCTTGACGATCTACGCGGGCTCGGGGCAGTATTTGCTCGTTTCGCTGTTATCCGCCAACGCTTCTCTCGTTACCGTCGCGGTGATGACGCTGCTTTTAAACTGCCGCCACATATTTTACGGCCTATCCTTTTTAGAGCAGTTTCAGCAGATGGGCAAGGCAAAACCGTACATGATCTTTTCGCTGACCGACGAAACCTATTCCCTGCTCTGCTCGCTCAAAACGCCGGAGGGCGTCGACCCGAGCGCCATGCGGTTTGCGATCGCGCTGCTCGATCAAAGCTACTGGATCATCGGCTCGGTCATCGGCGCTGTAATCGGCGGCGTTTTGCCGTTCGATTCGACCGGTATCGACTTTGCGATGACCGCGCTTTTCACCGTCATCTTTGTCGAGCAATGGAAGAGCAGCAAATGCCATATCCCCGCCTTTCTCGGGCTGGGCGCGGCGGCCGTATCGCTCGCGCTGCTTGGGCCGGATCAGTTCATCCTGCCCGCCATGCTGGCCATTTGCGTTATGCTGGTCGCCATGCGCGGCAAGCTGTCTAAGGAGGTGGCGTAA
- the atpF gene encoding F0F1 ATP synthase subunit B: MEQPFVNIGWWEIVVTICNTLITFLIVKRFLFGPLRKMLAAREEEVQSMYATAEKTQTEAEQLRQEYTGRLAKAKEEAADIVSSATHRATVRSEEILKDSTQQAAAMVKKAEANIALERQKALNEIKDEIGGLSVMIASKVVERDINEADHERLIEEFISKVG; this comes from the coding sequence GTGGAGCAACCATTTGTCAATATAGGCTGGTGGGAGATCGTTGTAACAATCTGCAATACGCTCATCACCTTTCTGATCGTCAAGCGTTTCTTGTTTGGGCCGCTGCGCAAGATGCTCGCCGCGCGCGAGGAGGAAGTGCAAAGCATGTACGCTACCGCGGAAAAGACCCAGACCGAGGCCGAGCAGCTGCGTCAGGAATATACCGGACGCCTTGCTAAGGCCAAGGAGGAAGCCGCCGACATCGTTTCAAGCGCCACGCACCGCGCCACGGTCAGAAGCGAGGAGATCCTGAAGGACTCCACGCAGCAGGCCGCCGCAATGGTAAAGAAGGCGGAAGCCAATATCGCGCTGGAGCGCCAGAAAGCCCTGAACGAGATCAAGGATGAGATCGGCGGTCTGTCGGTCATGATCGCCTCGAAGGTCGTGGAACGCGACATCAACGAAGCCGACCATGAACGCCTGATCGAAGAGTTCATCAGCAAGGTGGGGTGA
- the atpH gene encoding ATP synthase F1 subunit delta has translation MADIVSERYALSLYEVAQGEAKDKEYLDQFNAVCDVFRLQPDFLKVLTTPSIGKEDKQKVLKTVFEGRIEPYLLNFLMLITEKGRVGLIFGMAEAYKEMYYFDHDIVEVRAVTAAPMSEALTEKLRDKMCAVTGKEVVLNTSVDQSLLGGIVVKVNNKQFDTSLRTRLSELARQLTNTIA, from the coding sequence GTGGCGGATATTGTAAGCGAGCGCTACGCGCTCTCTCTGTACGAAGTGGCGCAGGGTGAAGCAAAGGATAAAGAATACCTCGATCAGTTTAACGCCGTCTGCGATGTTTTCCGTTTACAGCCCGATTTTTTGAAGGTGCTCACGACGCCTTCGATCGGCAAGGAGGACAAGCAGAAGGTTCTGAAAACGGTTTTTGAGGGCAGAATCGAACCTTATCTGCTCAATTTCCTGATGCTCATCACGGAAAAGGGCCGCGTCGGCCTGATTTTCGGTATGGCCGAGGCGTACAAGGAAATGTACTATTTCGATCACGACATCGTCGAGGTGCGCGCCGTAACGGCCGCGCCGATGAGCGAAGCGCTGACCGAAAAACTGCGTGACAAGATGTGTGCCGTGACCGGCAAGGAAGTCGTGCTTAATACGTCGGTGGATCAAAGTCTGCTTGGCGGCATTGTGGTAAAGGTGAACAACAAACAGTTCGACACCAGCCTGCGCACGAGACTATCCGAACTGGCCCGGCAGCTGACCAATACGATAGCGTAA
- a CDS encoding Tex family protein, with product METMIQILARELGQKEEHVKNVVQLLDEGNTVPFIARYRKEMHGTMDDQLIRTLADRLAYLRSLEEKRADILASIEAQDKLTDELQAAIMQAQTLAALDDLYRPYRPKRRTRASIAREKGLQPLSEALLAARSPIPTAEELAAPYVDPEKEVATAEEALAGACDIIAENISDDASLRGRLRGLIHRTGVLHTAGLDDEDAVYAMYREFSEPVRKLQSHRVLAINRGEKEGKLKVTLTVDDAEAMVNLNRAVLHPKNPFGELLRATTADSWSRLLFPSLERELRNELTDAASEQAIKTFALNLRPLLLQPPIKNRVTLGFDPAYRTGCKLAVVDETGKVLETAVIYPTPPHKKIEDAKKTLKRLCDRHHISCIAIGNGTASKESEIFVAEFIREYGGALSYMVVSEAGASVYSASKLGAEEFPEFDVSLRSAVSIARRLQDPLAELVKIDPKAIGVGQYQHDMPQARLSEALDGVVEDCVSSVGVDLNTASPALLSRVAGVTGAVSKNIAAYREQNGRFESRRQLLKVKGLGPKAYEQCAGFLRVPESANPLDRTAVHPESYKAAETLLTLCGYTVQDAAAGKLGELTARVRELGRENAAERCGVGVPTLDDIVSELQKPGRDPRDELPPPLLRSDVLDLNDLKPGMQLTGTVRNVADFGAFVDIGVHQDGLVHISQCCNKFIRHPSEVLTVGDIVNVVVLSVDPKTHRISLSIKQASTPKQ from the coding sequence ATGGAAACAATGATACAGATCTTGGCCCGCGAGCTGGGCCAAAAGGAAGAGCATGTCAAAAACGTCGTTCAGCTTCTGGACGAGGGCAACACCGTCCCCTTTATCGCGCGCTACCGCAAGGAAATGCACGGCACGATGGACGACCAGCTGATCCGCACGCTGGCCGACCGGCTGGCGTATCTGCGCAGTTTAGAGGAAAAGCGCGCGGATATTCTCGCTTCCATCGAAGCGCAGGACAAGCTGACGGACGAACTGCAAGCCGCGATCATGCAAGCGCAAACGTTGGCCGCGCTGGACGACCTTTACCGCCCCTATCGCCCCAAGCGCCGCACGCGCGCGTCGATCGCGCGCGAAAAGGGGCTGCAGCCTTTATCCGAAGCGCTGCTTGCCGCGCGCAGTCCCATCCCCACCGCCGAGGAACTGGCCGCCCCCTATGTTGACCCGGAAAAGGAGGTCGCGACCGCGGAGGAGGCGCTCGCGGGCGCGTGCGACATCATAGCGGAAAACATATCGGACGACGCTTCGCTCCGCGGCCGCCTGCGCGGGCTCATCCATCGCACCGGCGTGCTCCACACCGCCGGGCTGGATGACGAAGACGCGGTTTATGCCATGTACCGTGAATTTTCCGAGCCGGTGCGCAAATTGCAAAGTCACCGCGTGCTGGCCATCAACCGTGGCGAAAAGGAAGGCAAGCTAAAGGTGACCCTTACCGTGGACGACGCGGAAGCGATGGTGAACCTGAACCGCGCTGTGCTGCACCCCAAAAATCCGTTCGGTGAGCTGCTGCGCGCCACCACGGCGGACAGCTGGAGCCGTTTGCTGTTTCCCTCGCTTGAGCGAGAGCTACGAAACGAGCTGACCGACGCGGCAAGCGAGCAGGCAATTAAAACCTTCGCGCTCAACCTGCGTCCGCTGCTGTTGCAGCCGCCCATCAAAAACCGCGTGACGCTTGGCTTTGACCCAGCCTACCGCACCGGCTGCAAGCTGGCTGTGGTGGACGAGACCGGCAAGGTACTGGAAACGGCGGTGATCTACCCTACGCCGCCGCACAAAAAGATAGAGGACGCAAAAAAGACCCTGAAGCGCCTTTGCGACCGGCACCATATTTCCTGTATCGCGATCGGCAACGGCACGGCTTCCAAGGAAAGCGAGATCTTTGTGGCCGAATTTATTCGCGAATACGGCGGCGCGCTTTCCTATATGGTGGTATCCGAAGCGGGCGCTTCGGTTTATTCCGCTTCCAAGCTGGGCGCGGAGGAATTTCCGGAATTTGACGTTTCCCTTCGTTCGGCGGTATCGATCGCCCGGCGGCTGCAAGACCCGCTCGCCGAGCTGGTCAAGATCGATCCCAAGGCGATCGGCGTGGGCCAATACCAGCACGACATGCCACAGGCGCGGCTCAGCGAAGCGCTGGACGGCGTGGTGGAGGACTGTGTCAGCTCGGTCGGTGTGGATCTGAACACGGCTTCGCCCGCGCTGCTGAGCCGGGTCGCGGGCGTCACGGGCGCGGTATCCAAAAATATTGCCGCCTACCGCGAGCAAAACGGACGGTTTGAGAGCCGGAGACAGCTATTAAAGGTAAAGGGCCTAGGCCCCAAGGCATACGAGCAATGCGCGGGCTTTCTGCGCGTGCCTGAAAGCGCCAACCCGCTCGACCGGACGGCGGTACATCCCGAATCCTACAAAGCGGCCGAAACGCTGCTCACGCTGTGCGGCTATACCGTGCAGGACGCGGCGGCGGGCAAGCTTGGCGAGCTGACCGCGCGCGTGCGCGAGCTGGGCCGCGAAAACGCGGCGGAGCGCTGCGGCGTCGGCGTGCCGACGCTGGACGATATTGTTTCCGAGCTGCAAAAGCCCGGCCGCGACCCGCGCGACGAGCTGCCGCCCCCGCTGCTGCGTTCGGACGTGTTGGATCTGAACGATCTAAAGCCCGGCATGCAGCTGACCGGCACGGTGCGCAATGTAGCCGATTTCGGCGCGTTCGTCGACATCGGCGTGCATCAGGACGGGCTGGTCCATATCTCGCAGTGCTGCAATAAGTTCATCCGCCACCCCTCCGAGGTGCTGACGGTGGGCGATATCGTCAATGTGGTCGTTCTCTCTGTAGACCCCAAAACGCACCGCATTTCCCTATCAATCAAACAAGCTTCGACACCAAAACAGTAA
- the atpA gene encoding F0F1 ATP synthase subunit alpha — protein MELRPEEISNIIKEQITNYQSQIKLTNVGTVVTVGDGIAHIHGLEDCMSGELLEFDGGVYGMAQNLEEDLVGAVILGSDQNIREGDTVKRTNRIVEVPVGEAMLGRVVDALGAPIDGKGPINTTEARPIECPAPGIIERAPVNVPLQTGIKAIDSMIPIGRGQRELIIGDRQTGKTAICLDTIINQKGTGVICVYVAIGQKRSTVAQVVEQLTAAGAMDFTCVVAATASESAPLQYIAPYSGCSIGEYFMHKGKDVLVIYDDLSKHAVAYRALSLLLHRPPGREAYPGDVFYLHSRLLERAANIQEGGSLTALPLIETQAGDVSAYIPTNVISITDGQIFLETELFNSGIRPAVNPGISVSRVGGNAQIKAMKKVAGTLKLAYSQYRELQAFSQFGSDLDADTKNRLAQGERIVEVLKQPQSSPIAVENQVIIIYAVISGHLLDVPTHLIGAFEKELFEYIDGNYGDIPQTIRATKQMDDDIKEKLGKAIEEFKTKFLSEH, from the coding sequence ATGGAATTACGCCCCGAAGAGATAAGTAACATTATCAAAGAGCAGATCACAAACTACCAAAGCCAGATCAAACTGACCAATGTGGGCACGGTCGTCACCGTTGGCGACGGTATCGCGCACATTCATGGCTTGGAGGATTGTATGTCCGGCGAGCTTCTTGAGTTCGACGGCGGGGTATACGGCATGGCGCAGAACCTTGAAGAGGATCTGGTCGGCGCCGTTATTCTGGGCTCGGATCAAAATATCCGTGAGGGCGATACCGTCAAGCGCACGAACCGTATCGTCGAGGTGCCGGTAGGCGAGGCCATGCTCGGCCGCGTCGTAGACGCCCTCGGTGCGCCGATCGACGGAAAAGGACCAATCAACACGACCGAGGCGCGGCCGATTGAATGCCCGGCGCCGGGCATCATCGAGCGCGCGCCGGTCAACGTACCGCTGCAGACCGGCATCAAGGCGATCGACTCCATGATCCCGATCGGCCGCGGCCAGCGCGAGCTGATCATCGGCGACCGCCAGACCGGCAAGACCGCGATCTGCCTCGATACGATCATCAACCAGAAGGGCACGGGCGTTATCTGTGTCTATGTGGCGATCGGCCAGAAGCGCTCTACCGTGGCGCAGGTCGTCGAACAGCTTACCGCCGCGGGCGCGATGGACTTCACCTGTGTCGTCGCCGCGACCGCTTCGGAATCGGCGCCTTTGCAGTATATCGCGCCGTACTCCGGCTGCTCGATCGGCGAGTATTTCATGCACAAGGGCAAGGATGTGCTCGTTATTTATGACGATCTGTCCAAGCACGCGGTGGCTTACCGCGCCCTTTCTCTGCTGCTCCACCGTCCGCCAGGACGTGAAGCGTACCCCGGCGATGTTTTCTACCTGCACTCCCGCTTGCTGGAGCGCGCGGCAAACATCCAAGAGGGCGGCTCGCTCACCGCGCTGCCGCTGATCGAGACGCAGGCGGGCGACGTTTCGGCGTATATCCCGACGAACGTCATTTCGATCACGGACGGCCAGATATTCCTTGAGACTGAGCTTTTCAACTCCGGTATCCGCCCCGCGGTCAACCCCGGTATCTCGGTTTCCCGTGTAGGCGGCAATGCGCAGATCAAGGCGATGAAGAAGGTCGCGGGCACATTGAAGCTCGCGTATTCCCAGTACCGCGAATTGCAGGCGTTTTCGCAGTTCGGCTCCGATCTGGACGCCGATACCAAAAACCGTCTGGCGCAGGGCGAGCGTATCGTCGAAGTTCTCAAGCAGCCGCAGTCCAGCCCGATCGCGGTCGAAAACCAAGTTATCATCATCTACGCGGTCATTTCCGGCCACCTGCTGGATGTGCCGACGCACCTGATCGGCGCGTTTGAAAAGGAACTGTTCGAGTACATCGACGGCAACTACGGCGATATCCCGCAGACCATCCGCGCGACCAAGCAGATGGATGACGATATCAAGGAAAAGCTGGGCAAAGCCATTGAAGAGTTTAAGACCAAGTTCCTGTCCGAACATTAA
- the rpmB gene encoding 50S ribosomal protein L28 encodes MAKCDICGKGVTFGIQVSHSHRRSNRTWKPNVRRVKALIDGTPRHVNVCTRCLRSGKVTRAV; translated from the coding sequence ATGGCAAAGTGCGATATTTGCGGCAAGGGCGTTACCTTTGGTATTCAGGTTTCTCACTCTCATCGCCGTTCTAATCGGACGTGGAAGCCGAACGTTCGCCGTGTCAAGGCTCTTATCGACGGTACTCCCCGCCATGTCAACGTATGTACTCGGTGCCTCCGCTCCGGCAAGGTTACTCGTGCGGTCTGA
- the atpC gene encoding ATP synthase F1 subunit epsilon, whose translation MSTFHLKVLTTERQFYDGDVDRIVVRTTQGDVGILPNHVPYTAALGIGGLTVIANGSERIAAVSGGFVDVSKDGTVVLARTCEWADEIDINRAREAAERARAKLQQKESEHEQNVAQVKLKKAINRMRIAEEK comes from the coding sequence ATGTCTACCTTTCACCTCAAGGTGCTGACGACCGAACGCCAGTTTTATGATGGCGACGTGGATCGCATCGTCGTGCGTACAACGCAGGGCGATGTCGGCATTCTGCCGAACCACGTGCCGTATACGGCGGCGCTCGGCATCGGCGGCCTGACCGTCATTGCGAACGGCAGCGAGCGAATCGCCGCGGTTTCCGGCGGCTTTGTCGATGTTTCAAAGGACGGCACGGTCGTTCTGGCCCGCACCTGCGAATGGGCGGACGAGATCGACATCAACCGCGCCCGCGAAGCGGCCGAACGCGCGCGTGCGAAGCTCCAGCAGAAGGAGAGCGAGCACGAGCAGAACGTGGCGCAGGTCAAGCTGAAAAAGGCGATCAACCGTATGCGTATCGCCGAAGAAAAGTAA
- the atpD gene encoding F0F1 ATP synthase subunit beta — MSEQNIGTVVQIIGPVLDIKFDADALPKLLSAITIEAEGRVVTVEVAQHIGQDTVRCIAMQSTDGLVRGMKAVDTGSPITVPVGNENLGRIFNLLGEPVDNMPAVKTEERWPIHRPAPSYEEQESTTEILETGIKVVDLIAPYAKGGKIGLFGGAGVGKTVIIMELINNIAKQHGGISVFTGVGERTREGNDLYNEMQESGVINKTALVYGQMNEPPGARMRVALSGLTMAEYFRDVEGQDVLLFIDNIFRFTQAGSEVSALLGRMPSAVGYQPTLATEMGALQERITSTKKGSITSVQAVYVPADDLTDPAPATTFSHLDAKVVLSRDIASMGIYPAVDPLDSSSRILAADVVGIDHYDTARAVQSILQKYKDLQDIIAILGMDELSDEDKLIVARARKIQNFLSQPFHVAEQFTGMAGKYVPVAETIRGFKEILEGKHDDLPESAFLFAGTIDDVVEQAKKGA, encoded by the coding sequence ATGAGTGAGCAGAATATTGGTACCGTTGTCCAGATCATTGGACCGGTACTGGACATCAAATTCGACGCCGACGCACTGCCCAAGCTGCTCAGCGCGATCACGATCGAGGCCGAAGGGCGCGTAGTCACGGTCGAGGTTGCGCAGCACATCGGTCAGGACACCGTGCGCTGCATCGCGATGCAGTCCACCGATGGCCTTGTGCGCGGCATGAAGGCGGTCGATACCGGTTCTCCGATCACCGTTCCGGTGGGCAACGAGAATCTGGGCCGTATCTTCAACCTGCTCGGCGAGCCGGTGGATAACATGCCCGCGGTCAAGACCGAAGAGCGCTGGCCGATCCACCGCCCCGCGCCCTCTTATGAGGAGCAGGAATCCACCACGGAAATCCTTGAGACCGGCATCAAGGTCGTCGACCTGATCGCGCCGTACGCGAAGGGCGGCAAGATCGGCCTGTTCGGCGGCGCCGGCGTCGGCAAGACCGTTATCATCATGGAGCTCATCAACAACATCGCCAAACAGCACGGCGGTATTTCGGTATTCACCGGTGTTGGCGAGCGTACCCGTGAGGGTAACGACCTGTATAACGAAATGCAGGAATCCGGCGTTATCAACAAGACCGCGCTGGTTTACGGCCAGATGAACGAGCCGCCCGGAGCGCGTATGCGCGTGGCGCTTTCCGGCCTGACCATGGCGGAGTACTTCCGCGACGTCGAGGGACAGGACGTGCTGCTGTTCATCGATAACATTTTCCGTTTCACGCAGGCCGGCTCGGAGGTATCCGCGCTTCTTGGCCGTATGCCTTCCGCCGTTGGCTACCAGCCGACGCTCGCGACCGAAATGGGCGCGCTGCAGGAGCGCATCACCTCGACCAAGAAGGGCTCTATCACCTCGGTACAGGCCGTTTACGTGCCCGCGGATGACTTGACCGACCCCGCGCCCGCAACGACGTTCTCGCATCTGGATGCAAAGGTCGTTCTGTCGCGTGATATCGCGTCCATGGGTATCTATCCCGCGGTCGATCCGCTGGATTCGTCCTCGCGTATTCTGGCGGCTGACGTCGTCGGTATCGACCACTACGATACCGCGCGCGCCGTGCAGTCCATCCTGCAAAAGTATAAGGATTTGCAGGATATTATCGCCATCCTCGGCATGGACGAACTGTCCGACGAGGATAAGCTGATCGTTGCCCGCGCCCGTAAGATCCAGAACTTCCTGTCCCAGCCGTTCCACGTGGCTGAGCAGTTCACGGGCATGGCTGGCAAGTACGTGCCGGTCGCGGAGACCATCCGCGGCTTCAAGGAGATTCTGGAAGGCAAGCACGACGACCTGCCCGAATCCGCCTTCCTGTTTGCCGGCACGATCGACGATGTTGTGGAGCAGGCGAAGAAGGGGGCTTAA
- a CDS encoding branched-chain amino acid transporter permease, with amino-acid sequence MSFGRTLAMILVAAVCTFATRVAPFLLFNGKKPIPPIVRYLGEALPPAVIALLVVYCVKNVSWVSAPHGAPELLCIAVVALLHAWKRNNLLSIGVGTALYMFLVQAVFI; translated from the coding sequence GTGAGTTTCGGACGCACGCTCGCCATGATCCTTGTCGCCGCCGTGTGCACCTTTGCCACGCGCGTGGCCCCTTTCCTGCTTTTCAACGGGAAAAAGCCCATTCCGCCCATCGTCCGCTATTTGGGCGAAGCGCTGCCGCCCGCGGTGATTGCGCTGCTGGTGGTGTACTGTGTCAAAAATGTGAGCTGGGTCTCCGCGCCGCATGGCGCGCCCGAGCTGCTTTGCATTGCCGTCGTCGCGCTTTTACATGCGTGGAAACGCAACAACCTGCTTTCCATCGGCGTGGGCACGGCGCTATATATGTTTTTGGTGCAGGCTGTTTTTATTTAA
- the atpE gene encoding ATP synthase F0 subunit C: MDPKAFVAGMSALGAGMAMIAGLGPGIGEGYAAGQACSAIGRQPEAQGDITRTMILGIAMAESTGIYALVIALILLFANPLIGKV; encoded by the coding sequence ATGGATCCCAAAGCATTCGTAGCAGGTATGTCCGCTCTCGGCGCCGGAATGGCAATGATCGCCGGCCTTGGCCCTGGTATCGGTGAAGGTTATGCGGCCGGTCAGGCCTGCTCGGCCATCGGCCGTCAGCCCGAAGCACAGGGCGATATCACCCGTACCATGATTCTCGGTATCGCTATGGCAGAGTCCACCGGTATTTACGCGCTGGTTATCGCGCTGATCCTGCTGTTCGCCAACCCGCTGATCGGCAAGGTGTAA